From the genome of Neodiprion pinetum isolate iyNeoPine1 chromosome 3, iyNeoPine1.2, whole genome shotgun sequence, one region includes:
- the Bka gene encoding rRNA-processing protein FCF1 homolog yields MGKNKKTRKVVMQRFAQMKKMISPSDSRIKLEQRALPRKKKPEDLTEIKIKEAPQQSSALFFQYNTQLGPPYHILIDTNFINFSIKNKLDIVQNMMDCLYAKCIPYITDCVLAELEKLGAKYKIALKIIKDPRFERVHCMHKGTYADDCLVNRVTQHKCYIVATNDKDLKRRIRKIPGVPIMYVSQHRYTIERMPDAYGAPKT; encoded by the exons ATG ggaaagaataagaaaacgcGTAAGGTTGTGATGCAAAGATTCgcacaaatgaaaaaaatgatcagcCCAAGCGACTCCAGGAT AAAATTAGAACAGCGAGCGCTGCcacgaaaaaagaaacctgAAGATCTAAcggagataaaaatcaaagaagc CCCCCAACAATCCTCGGCATTGTTTTTCCAATATAATACGCAACTTGGTCCACCGTATCACATTTTAATTGATACGAATTTCATCAACTTttccataaaaaataaacttgatATAGTGCAAAATATGATGGACTGCCTATATGCAAAATGTATACCGTACATAACAGACTGTGTTTTGGCAGAATTGGAAAAACTTGGAGCAAAGTACAAAATAGCATTAAAGATAATCAAGGATCCTAGATTTGAAAGAGTACATTGTATGCATAAAGGAACATATGCGGATGACTGTCTTGTTAACAGAGTTACACAG CACAAATGTTACATTGTTGCGACCAACGATAAGGACCTGAAAAGAAGAATTCGGAAAATTCCTGGGGTTCCGATAATGTACGTTTCTCAACATCGTTACACGATCGAAAGGATGCCTGATGCGTATGGAGCTCCTAAAACATAG
- the Pgant7 gene encoding N-acetylgalactosaminyltransferase 7: MRIVQLKRTRFVNILLGLMLFVIIVYALFVFSSDDQPSNLKNYWAAASKSRQLPVISDDLGNFEPRNVVVRIGPGEEGKAHILREDQQNDVQQSESDYGMNMVCSDEISLDRSVHDTRPAECKRWNYATDLPKTSVIIVFHNEGWSVLMRTVHSVINRTPPEFLEEVLLVDDYSDKDNLKGDLESYVERWDGKVRLIRNHERQGLIRTRSRGAREATGEVIVFLDAHCEVNTNWLPPLLAPIYVNSKVMTVPVIDGIDHKTFEYRPVYQEGHLYRGIFEWGMLYKENELPRREAKTRSHDSMPYKSPTHAGGLFAINREYFLSLGGYDDGLLVWGGENFELSFKIWQCGGSIEWVPCSHVGHVYRGFMPYTFGKLAQKKKGPLITINYKRVIETWFDEKHKEFFYTREPLARLLDHGDITEQLAMKERLQCKDFQWFMDNVAYDVLDKYPELPPNVHWGELRSVATASCLDTMGHPPPNLMGTSHCHGFGNNQLIRLNAKGQLGVGERCIEADGESVKLAFCRLGTVDGPWQYDEKTKTLMHRVHKKCMALHPQTQHLSLMPCDVNNTYQQWTFHQMHPRW, translated from the exons ATGCGGATCGTTCAATTGAAGAGAACCCGTTTTGTCAATATTTTGCTGGGTCTAATGTTGTTTGTGATAATTGTATATGCACTTTTTGTGTTTTCATCCGATGACCAGCCTAGCAATCTGAAAAACTACTGGGCTGCGGCATCTAAATCTCGACAG ttaCCAGTGATCAGTGATGACTTAGGAAACTTTGAGCCACGAAATGTAGTGGTGAGAATAGGCCCTGGTGAGGAGGGTAAGGCTCACATTTTGAGAGAAGATCAACAAAATGATGTACAGCAATCAGAGTCTGATTATGGCATGAACATGGTTTGTtctgatgaaatttctttgGATAGATCTGTTCACGACACCAGGCCAGCCGA gTGCAAGCGTTGGAATTATGCAACTGATTTGCCAAAAACCAGCGTTATTATAGTATTTCACAATGAAGGATGGTCCGTCTTAATGCGTACCGTACACAGCGTGATAAATCGAACACCACCAGAGTTTTTGGAAGAGGTACTTTTGGTTGACGACTATTCTGACAAAG acaatttgaAAGGCGATCTGGAGTCGTACGTCGAACGATGGGATGGTAAAGTACGTCTCATACGAAATCATGAGAGACAGGGCTTAATAAGAACGAGATCCAGGGGAGCCCGAGAGGCTACTGGTGAAGTGATTGTGTTTTTAGATGCCCATTGCGAGGTCAACACTAATTGGTTACCACCATTACTTGCACCAATATATGTGAACAG CAAGGTGATGACTGTTCCGGTGATCGATGGAATAGATCACAAGACTTTCGAATACAGGCCAGTCTATCAGGAGGGTCATTTGTATCGAGGTATCTTCGAGTGGGGAATGTTGTACAAAGAAAACGAGTTGCCCAGGAGAGAGGCGAAAACACGCTCGCATGATAGCATGCCCTATAA GTCACCAACTCATGCCGGGGGCCTATTTGCTATCAACCGTGAATATTTTCTAAGTCTGGGTGGTTACGACGATGGCCTCTTGGTTTGGGGTGGTGAAAACTTCGAGCTTTCTTTCAAAATATGGCAATGTGGAGGCAGCATTGAATGGGTGCCTTGTTCTCACGTCGGGCATGTTTATCGGGGCTTCATGCCTTACACGTTTGGTAAACTGGCTCAAAAGAAGAAAGGCCCTCTGATCACGATT AATTACAAACGGGTGATTGAAACTTGGTTTGATGAAAAGCACAAGGAGTTCTTCTATACAAGAGAACCCTTAGCAAGATTACTCGATCATGGAGATATCACAGAGCAGTTAGCTATGAAAGAAAGGCTACAGTGTAAAGACTTTCAGTGGTTCATGGATAACGTGGCCTACGATGTACTTGACAAATATCCAGAATTGCCGCCAAATGTTCATTGGGGAGAG CTTCGCAGTGTTGCCACTGCCTCGTGTCTGGATACCATGGGTCACCCTCCACCTAACCTGATGGGGACTTCTCACTGCCATGGGTTTGGCAATAATCAG CTCATAAGACTCAATGCCAAAGGGCAATTGGGTGTTGGAGAACGTTGCATAGAAGCTGATGGAGAGAGTGTAAAATTGGCGTTTTGTAGGCTTGGGACTGTCGATGGACCCTGGCAGTACGACGAG aaaacaaaaactctTATGCACAGGGTGCATAAAAAGTGTATGGCATTACATCCCCAGACACAGCATTTATCTTTGATGCCCTGTGACGTTAATAATACTTATCAACAGTGGACCTTCCATCAAATGCATCCACGCTGGTGA